GGGCCCCAGTTCAGCTCACGAAACGCACATTGTTCTGCGAACCGAAGGGGTTGGGCACGCGCAGGGTGCATTCCGGATCATCCCGCCACTCGCCGTCCACCAGAAAACGGTAGTGATAAATGCCCGGGGCCAGTGGAACGGTCACCTCCCAGACCCCGCCCGGGCCCTTGCGCATGGGGATGGGCGCGTTTTGCCAGTGGGTGAAATCGCCCACCAGCAACACGCTCATGGCGTCCGGAGCGGTGAATCGGAACGTCTGCGGAATCCCCTGCCCCGTCGGGGTCGCCGGCCTGGGCACGGCGGCGCCCGGCGCGGCCGACGTTGGAGATGAGGTGTCCATCCTGATGCTGGTCTTCTTGCGAGCCATGGCAAAACATACGTGCGTTTGCGGGTTTGCAAATCGCGGGTCGGGCTGTCTTGAAACGCGGCGCCGGCCAACACACCCGGATGGCCGGCCGCCGGCCCGCCCTGCCGGTCAAAACTGGTAAACGACGTTGACGGCCAGGGAAACCGCATTGTCTGCACGGCCGTTGAGGAATTCGCCGCGGCCGTTCAAATCATGATCCCAGCGGACCTCCAACCGCCCGAGCGTATGATCCCAAAGTTGACAGGCCAGCGTGCCGGTGAGCCCGAACAATTGCACATCTCCCGACCCCGAGTACCCGTACGCCCCGGCCGAGCCGGTTGCGTACTCGGCCCGCGCGTTGACCTGCCACTTTTCCGTGGCTTGATACATCAGGTAAAGGCCGGTGGCATTTTCATAGGAACCGTCGAACAATCCGTGAGCCCGATAATCGTAGGCCACGCCGACCGACAACCCCTTCAGCGGCGCGGGCACGGTGAGCCCGGCAAACCAGTTGACCATGTCCCTGGCCCCAACCCGCCCCGAATCCATGGCCCCGAGGTACAGTTTAGCCCCCGCGGCCCATCCCAGGGTCTCCGGAGCCGTGAGAACGATCGAACCCACGTAACTCAGGACCGAATCCCCACCCGAGCGGGCGTTGATGCTGTTCAAGCCGCCTCCATCGGCCACCCCGGCCGAGAGCGACAACCACTCCTCCACGTCGTAGGACGCCAACACACCGGTGTGAATGATCGGTTCGATGAAGTAACCGTAGGACCGGCTGTAGTTCGGATTGCTGCCGGACTCGAACACCTCGTACCCCATGATCGTGTCCCACACGCCCACCTTGAAGGTGAGACCCGAGCCCACGGGCGCGCGCAAACTTACGTGGGCGTTTTTCACTGCGACGTCCCCCGGTGCGCCCCCCAGGGGTGACAACGATCCCAGCGTATTGGCGTCCGGACCAAACAAGAGTTGCACCCGGTACCCGGCCGCCCAATCCGACTCATCGAGTGGCTTTTCCAGCACCAGGGAGACCACGTTGAGGTTGAATCCGTTCTGCTTGTCGGCGCCGTCAAAAGAACGGCCGGGCAGGAGGTTTGCCGCGCCCGGGCCCGGCAACCAGATGGCGGACGTGTCCACATAGCCGCTGAGGGTGGTCGGCGCCACACCCGTCAGCACCGGCACGGCCGTTTCCTCCGCTTGCACCGCCGTGCCGGCGCCAATCATCCCCAGGGCCATCAAGGCCCGGCTGTAATGTCTCCGCTCGGTTTTCTTTCGCATGATCCCTCCGTGGTTCGGTTCGATTTTCTTGCATGAACCGGGCCGCGCGAACGGGCCACGATCTCGTGGGCGGTCCCTTCTTCGACCGCCGCTGCGACCATCTTTCCGTTCCACCGGCCCGACGACCCGGCGACGGTTTCGCCCGCTCATCAGCAGGGGCCATGCCGTCCCGGTGAATCCGCACCGCCCCGCCCGGGCCGCGTTGTTGCTGCTCAAAATCCACCACCCGCGCAGCGCAGGACTGCTGCTCTTTTTGCCGTATGCTCAAATCGCGCCAGTGGCCCCCGGTTCTGTGGAACCTTTCGCGCCAGCCCGTTCCAAGCTGCTCTGGGAGGTCGAAGGAACCCGCAGAACCGGCTTGTCGTCCTGTCCGCCAACCCACCCACAGAAAGCCGGCGTCAGGCGCTCGACCGGCGAGGAAAAGGACCCCGCGCGCGCGCGGCTCAGCCTGGCGTCTGCCGGACAGAGGTCCGCGGTTGTATTTGAAGCCAAGGCCCTGTAACGGCCGTTGGGGAACGACGAGTCCTTGGGCACAGACGGCCAGGAGTACACCCGGCCCGGCCGGAAACGTGGGACCTTGTACGGGTGAACCACCGGGGTCACAAGCCCCGGCGACGTCGTGCACGCTCGCGTGCCTCCCGCAGGGCGTCGTACGTGCTTGAACCCGTGCGTCCCGGTGCTCCGGCGGGCTTTGCCACATCCGTTTGCCGGGGACGTCCGGGCGCCGGGTCGGTCGGGGCGGTCTGCACCGCGGGCTGGCCGGAGCGTCTTCGCCATGCCCCCCACAGAGCCGACCACCTGCGTCGAGTCGGTACCGACCACGCCGTCGGGGTGACCTCGGCGGTTTCACCGGGCATGGCCGTCTGCATTTCCCGATCCGTGCGGCGGGCCAGTCCCGCGCTCAGCCAACCGGTGTACCGTTCCCACACCTCCGCCAAAAACAACACCATCGCCGCCAGAAACAGCCATGGCGTCAGCTCCAACCATCGCCGGCGCACCGGCAGTTCGCTCCAAATGCGCGGGATTTCGCCGCGTTCCCGACCGCCGGTGGCAGCGGCCAGCTCCGCCAGGGTCGTCGAACCGCGACTTTGCAGGCCGGGCGCCAGTTCAGGTGAATACGGCAGGCAGACCGGCGGCAGGGTGAGCGGTGGCCGGCCGGGAATCTCCAGCACATGGACGCGCGTCTCGGTGCTCTCCAGCGGAACCACCGCCTCCAGCAGGTCCGCTGATCGCCATTCCAACGGCACCGTCTCCCGCCGCGGTGGCAAGCCCGCGCGCACCGTCAGCGAGGTCAGTCGTGGCGTACCCCCAAGGCTTTCCTCGCGCCGTTGCGGGTCCAGGTGCACCTGCACATAACACGCCCCGTCGCGAATCTCCTGCCTCAGGAACAGATCCGGATTCGATTCCTCCTGCCGTCCCATCGTCCAGCGGGCCAGCGTGGTGTAGAACTCGCCCACGCGATCCCATGAGGCCAGTGGCCCGGCGAACTGCCCGTCCGCCTCACCGCTGAACGTCAACACGCGGCCCAATCCCGCGTTCCAAAACGCCACCACCGGCGCCGCATTTTCGTCCGTCGTCACCGCGGCCTGTTGCGCCCCGGGCCGCAGGAAGCAGAGGTTGTACCCGCCCACGGGCGGCGGTTCCCCTTCGAAACCCAGCCCCAACACACGTTGCGCCGGGGTGAACCGGAACGGTGTCACCCCCTCCACGAACGCCAGGCGCGCCACCGTGAAGGTGTCCTGGGCGAACAACCGCGGGATCTCTTCCGCACTGGCTGTGAAATAGCATTCGCCGCCGCCCAGCTGCGCGATCTCCTTCAGCAACCACGCATCCTGATCCGCCTCCGTGCCCAATCCGATCACACTGACCGTCACGCCCGCCTCCCGGCATTTCTCCAACAGCGCGCGATACGCACCCGGTTCCTCGGAATCTGCCGCGTCGGCAAACAGGATGATGTGCCGGCGCTGGGCCCGGGATTCGAGGATCATACGCGCCGCCGCAGACAACGCCTCGTAGATGAAAATGCCACCGCCCATGGACTGAATCGAAAGGATCCGCCCCCGCCGGGCCGCGTTCCGTTCCACACGATCCAACTGCACGATCACGTGGGGCGAACTGTCCACGGCAATCACACCGATTTCGTCTCCGGGTCCCAACAGGTCCAGCACCTGGACCGTGCCCAGGTTGGCGAGGTCCATCTTGGTCCGCCCGCCCCCGACGGGGGCGGCCATGCTGCCCGACCGATCCAGCGCCACCACAATCGCCACCGACTGCTTCAAATGCTCGCGGGGCGATTCCAGGGTCAACGGCAGGACCCGCTCCAGCGGCGACCGGAAATATCCGCCCGCACCGAAACCCTTCGGCCCGCCGGTGAGCATCAATCCGCGACCCGTACCCTCCACCCATAACGCCAGGTTCTCCAACCCGACCGATCCGATCACGCTGGCCGGCACCTGCTCGAGCAGCACCGCGTCATACGCCATCAGAGCGTCCGCCGTCCATCGCACAGCCCCGGGCCGTTGCGCCACCACGCGCAGCCCGCCCGCCCTCAACAACCGGACCAGCCCGGACGACTCCCCCGCTTCCGACGCCACCAGCAGGGCGGGTTCACCCCGCACCATCAGCAGCGCGCGCGCCCGGTTGTTCTCCGGCACCGGATCCTCCGCCGCACCCTCCACCTCCAACTCGTATTCCAGCAACCCATGGTCAGGCGCCAGGTCCCGGAACATCAGCCGCGTCAAACCCGTTTCAACCCTTCGGGAACCGGAGGCCAGGACCCTGCCATTCCGCAACAGGCGATACCGAATCTCCTGGTCTCCAGGCGACCAAACCCAGGCCGTCATCAGGAACCCCTCCGAGGGCGCCGCACTCTGCGGCACGTCGAAACTCTGGATCCCGACGTCCCCCGCCTCCGGTCGGCTCAGGAGCCGATAATCAATCGCCACACCCCGTGCCGCCGCGCGGGTCGCCGCCCCAATGGGATCGCGCCCCGTCCATTTTCCGTCCGACAGCACAAGGATCCGGCCACCAGCCTCGTCAGGGATCAACGTCAGGGCCGTCTCCAGCGCCTCCGCCAGGGAGGACTGGTCCCGACCCACCTCCGCACGAAACCCGGGAAACGCACCCCGCTGCGGCAGGCTTTCCACCACAGCCCGCTGCCCGAACGCAACCACCCCCACCTCATCCCGCGGACGCCGGCTCCGCTCCAACAGTCGGATGATTTCCTCCTGGGCTGCAGCCGCCTGCGCCGGCATGGATGCGCTCCGGTCCGCCACCACAATCACCACCCCGCTCCGATCCGGCAGCCGCACCGCCAGCCGGGCCAGCGCCAGGACAATCAACACCAGGGTCACCCCGCGCAACCAACGTTGCCACCGCCCCGGCAACGGCCACAACCACAGCGCCACCCCCGCGGGCAACAGGAGCAACAACCAGATCGGCTGCAGAAACGTGATCATGCCGCCCCTCGCCGTTCCGCCAGCACCCCATACAAATGCCCCAGCACACACACGCAGGCCAGCAAGCCCAACCACGTGCTCCACGGCGCCGATTCCTGCCGGGCCCGGACGTCCACCCGCCACGTCCCCCACACCCCGCGGTCGCAACCCGAAAGATTCGTCTCACCCTCGGCCAACAGATTGACCGCCAGCCATTCGCCCTCCGCCCCGCGATTCACCCGGTACAATCCGGCCCGGGGCGGCACAAATACACACGGATCCAGACCCGTGTCCGCGGTCCATTCCCATCCGTCCGGCCCCTGAACCGTGACGCCGCGGCCTTCATGGACCACGGCCACCTCCGCCCCCCGGCGCACGTTGGTGTCCCGCAGACCCGGCAACCGGCTGCCGCGCCAATGCAGCAGATTCCAAAACAGGATCGGCCAGTCGGGGCTCTCGTGGAGAGTCGAATGTTCCAGGTCGTACACAAACGTCAGATGGCGCGCGCCCTGCGCAGCGGCGCGTTCAGCGATCAACGGCACGTTTCCCGCCAGCAGGATCGGAACGAGATCGGGCGCCTCCATTTGCCGCCCGCCCGCCCACAGAACGCCCTGCAACGTCAGCCCCTCCATCAACGGATGCGTCCGGTCCGGCAGGAAGGGGCCCGCGAACAGCACCGGTTCCTCCGGGCCCAGCCATTCCACGGTCCAGGTCCGGGCCGGCCACGCTCGAGCGGCTCCCTCATGAATCACCAGGTCCGGCACCTGCGTCGCCGGCCGGTAAAGTCCCGTGGCCTGCAGTGTGCGTTCGACCAGGGACTTCAGCGCAACGTTCGTCAGGGCCAGCGCCACGCTCACCATCCGCCGGGGCGGCGGCGCCAACCAGACCGTGTTGTCTTCTTCAAGACCGTCCGAGCCCAGCACCGCCGTGACCACGGGAGCGTCTGCCGGCACGTTGAAGACCCACCGGTGCCGTTGGCCGGGGGCCAGAGACAGCTCTTTCCGATCCCACACTTCCGTGCCCACACGGATCACCAGCTCGGTCTGGTGCGTCCCGGTTCCGCCATTGAGCACCTCGAGGAAACAGCGGTCGCGCTCCCCGGCCGTCGTCCGCGCTGCACCCACAAAACCGGCGTTCGCCACCCGTTGACCGGCTGCGTACCAGACGAGGCCCTCACCCGGATTCAGCCCCTCCGGCGGCGGCTGGTCCGTCAACACCAGTACATCCGCCTGGTTGCGGCTCCACTCGGTCGCCAATCCAATGGCACGTGCCAGATCCGACGCCGGCGCTTCGCAACGCCACGCCTCCAGCCGTTGGCGCAACGACCGCACGTCCGCACCGGTCCCTTCCAACGTCCGCGGCGTGGACCCGGCCAGAATCAATCGGACCGCGGAATGTCGCTCCTGTCGGAGCCGCTGCTCCAGAAACCGGAGGGCTCGTTCCCGGGCCGTGGTTCCACCGCTGCGCGCCCGCATGGAGACGGAATCGTCCAATACCACGATCAACGGTCGTCCACCGCGCCGGATGTTCCAGTCCGGTGACGTCGCCGCCAGCACCAACAACACCAACACCAGCAATTCCAACCAGAACAACCACGGCAGGCGCAACCGTTCGCGTCGCGCGCCCACGGTGCGCGGTTGTGCCGGCAACCGCCACAGCATCAGGCTGGCCACCAGCCAGGGCCGAAACCGGTTCCTCAGAAAATACACCAACACCAGCACCGGCACAGCCGCCAGCCCGATCAACGCCCACGGATGCAGAAACAATGGCATGCTTCCACCTTCAGCCGCCCGACCCGGGTCCATACCCGACCGATCCCGTCCCGGGCAGCCGGCTTCAACCCTGTGTCGCTTTCGATCATGCGCTTTCCGTCCCGCTCCTCCGGCCGGGCGCCGGTGTTAACCGGGTACCAGGAGACCCAACCGGTCCAACCCGAGCCGGCCTTCCAAAACCTCCTCCGCCACCACCGTCGTCAGCCACGCGCCACACGCACGGCATGTCCCCGCCCAGGTCTCCTGCCACCGCGCCAGGGCCGAGCGATACTGCCTTACCACCTCGTGATCCACATGCAGATCCAGTGCCTCCCCCGTTTCACTGTCCGTCAATCGGACCCCTCCCCGGGCGGGCGGATCCAGCTCCTCCCGCGTCAGGATTTGAACCACCACCAAGCCGGCCCCGCCGGTCACAAGGCGTCGGACCACATGCGCCGGTTCGCCCGGCCACAACAGATCACTCAAAAACACCCGCATCCCCAGCCGCTGCAGCCGGGGCGGCAACCCTTCCAACGCCTCCTCGGGTGTCCGTACGCTTTCGAACTCCAGACCGTCCCAGATGGACGGAGACCACACGTCGTTGCGCAATCGTTGAAAGCCTTCCCCCGAAAGCCACACCGCCCGCGTGCACAGGCTGCGGCCGGCCGCCACGGCCAGGGCGCCGGCCAGATACGCCACTGCGGCGCCCTTCACCGTCCCTTCCAGGTCCATGGACCGGGACCCGTCAATCAGCAGGTCCAAATGCGGCGTGACCTCTTCCCGGAAC
This DNA window, taken from Limisphaera ngatamarikiensis, encodes the following:
- a CDS encoding glycogen-binding domain-containing protein; this encodes MARKKTSIRMDTSSPTSAAPGAAVPRPATPTGQGIPQTFRFTAPDAMSVLLVGDFTHWQNAPIPMRKGPGGVWEVTVPLAPGIYHYRFLVDGEWRDDPECTLRVPNPFGSQNNVRFVS
- a CDS encoding outer membrane beta-barrel protein; translated protein: MRKKTERRHYSRALMALGMIGAGTAVQAEETAVPVLTGVAPTTLSGYVDTSAIWLPGPGAANLLPGRSFDGADKQNGFNLNVVSLVLEKPLDESDWAAGYRVQLLFGPDANTLGSLSPLGGAPGDVAVKNAHVSLRAPVGSGLTFKVGVWDTIMGYEVFESGSNPNYSRSYGYFIEPIIHTGVLASYDVEEWLSLSAGVADGGGLNSINARSGGDSVLSYVGSIVLTAPETLGWAAGAKLYLGAMDSGRVGARDMVNWFAGLTVPAPLKGLSVGVAYDYRAHGLFDGSYENATGLYLMYQATEKWQVNARAEYATGSAGAYGYSGSGDVQLFGLTGTLACQLWDHTLGRLEVRWDHDLNGRGEFLNGRADNAVSLAVNVVYQF
- a CDS encoding VWA domain-containing protein gives rise to the protein MITFLQPIWLLLLLPAGVALWLWPLPGRWQRWLRGVTLVLIVLALARLAVRLPDRSGVVIVVADRSASMPAQAAAAQEEIIRLLERSRRPRDEVGVVAFGQRAVVESLPQRGAFPGFRAEVGRDQSSLAEALETALTLIPDEAGGRILVLSDGKWTGRDPIGAATRAAARGVAIDYRLLSRPEAGDVGIQSFDVPQSAAPSEGFLMTAWVWSPGDQEIRYRLLRNGRVLASGSRRVETGLTRLMFRDLAPDHGLLEYELEVEGAAEDPVPENNRARALLMVRGEPALLVASEAGESSGLVRLLRAGGLRVVAQRPGAVRWTADALMAYDAVLLEQVPASVIGSVGLENLALWVEGTGRGLMLTGGPKGFGAGGYFRSPLERVLPLTLESPREHLKQSVAIVVALDRSGSMAAPVGGGRTKMDLANLGTVQVLDLLGPGDEIGVIAVDSSPHVIVQLDRVERNAARRGRILSIQSMGGGIFIYEALSAAARMILESRAQRRHIILFADAADSEEPGAYRALLEKCREAGVTVSVIGLGTEADQDAWLLKEIAQLGGGECYFTASAEEIPRLFAQDTFTVARLAFVEGVTPFRFTPAQRVLGLGFEGEPPPVGGYNLCFLRPGAQQAAVTTDENAAPVVAFWNAGLGRVLTFSGEADGQFAGPLASWDRVGEFYTTLARWTMGRQEESNPDLFLRQEIRDGACYVQVHLDPQRREESLGGTPRLTSLTVRAGLPPRRETVPLEWRSADLLEAVVPLESTETRVHVLEIPGRPPLTLPPVCLPYSPELAPGLQSRGSTTLAELAAATGGRERGEIPRIWSELPVRRRWLELTPWLFLAAMVLFLAEVWERYTGWLSAGLARRTDREMQTAMPGETAEVTPTAWSVPTRRRWSALWGAWRRRSGQPAVQTAPTDPAPGRPRQTDVAKPAGAPGRTGSSTYDALREARERARRRRGL
- a CDS encoding vWA domain-containing protein, with product MPLFLHPWALIGLAAVPVLVLVYFLRNRFRPWLVASLMLWRLPAQPRTVGARRERLRLPWLFWLELLVLVLLVLAATSPDWNIRRGGRPLIVVLDDSVSMRARSGGTTARERALRFLEQRLRQERHSAVRLILAGSTPRTLEGTGADVRSLRQRLEAWRCEAPASDLARAIGLATEWSRNQADVLVLTDQPPPEGLNPGEGLVWYAAGQRVANAGFVGAARTTAGERDRCFLEVLNGGTGTHQTELVIRVGTEVWDRKELSLAPGQRHRWVFNVPADAPVVTAVLGSDGLEEDNTVWLAPPPRRMVSVALALTNVALKSLVERTLQATGLYRPATQVPDLVIHEGAARAWPARTWTVEWLGPEEPVLFAGPFLPDRTHPLMEGLTLQGVLWAGGRQMEAPDLVPILLAGNVPLIAERAAAQGARHLTFVYDLEHSTLHESPDWPILFWNLLHWRGSRLPGLRDTNVRRGAEVAVVHEGRGVTVQGPDGWEWTADTGLDPCVFVPPRAGLYRVNRGAEGEWLAVNLLAEGETNLSGCDRGVWGTWRVDVRARQESAPWSTWLGLLACVCVLGHLYGVLAERRGAA
- a CDS encoding DUF58 domain-containing protein, encoding MKPEIRQALRDGERKGSAYRLEWPPLGPSGAMGARLGRRVGTSIDFQDYREYQPGDDLRFVDWNVYARTDRMAIKLFREEVTPHLDLLIDGSRSMDLEGTVKGAAVAYLAGALAVAAGRSLCTRAVWLSGEGFQRLRNDVWSPSIWDGLEFESVRTPEEALEGLPPRLQRLGMRVFLSDLLWPGEPAHVVRRLVTGGAGLVVVQILTREELDPPARGGVRLTDSETGEALDLHVDHEVVRQYRSALARWQETWAGTCRACGAWLTTVVAEEVLEGRLGLDRLGLLVPG